Part of the Hippoglossus stenolepis isolate QCI-W04-F060 chromosome 4, HSTE1.2, whole genome shotgun sequence genome is shown below.
GATGACGGTGTTGGCCGTCCAGGAAACGGCCACCATGGTGGTCAGCGACGACAGGCAGAAGATGGCCCCAGAGCCTAGCACCACCCGGGCCTTTATCCCCGGGTGGCTCAGGCAGTTGGTGCAGCGGGCTCccaggaggaagacgaggaatCCCAAACATCCCAGCACCAGGCTGATGCAGATGAGGCCTCGGGCTGCCTGCAGGTCAGGCGCCAGGTCCAGCAGGGCATCGTAGAGCTTGCACTGCAGCTGGCCCGTGTACTCACTCACACAGGTCATCCACAGGCCCTCCCAGAACACCTGCATGACCACCAGGTGAGTGCCGATGAAGGCCGTCACCTTCCACATGGGCAGGGCGCAGATCAGGATGGTCCCAGCGACGCCGATCATGGACAGGCTGAtgcccagctcctccagagccatGGGACAGAGGACACGCACTCACACcctgaaagagaaacaggagatgAGGGTTTTATTCAGAACGGAGAGATTCTATTCTCTCTTACTCACATCCTGACATCTTGATGGCCTGCAGTGTTctataaaactgaaaatgattgAACATAATGTGAATGTGTCATGCAAACTTGTTCTgtgcattaaataaaaaactaaatacaagaatgaaatacaataaaacaaaatatcgTAAAATAAACTTGATTAAAAGGCTAAAAAGTTGATTAAAAACTTTCTAGAGAATATGTGGGACTTCAGTTTAACCTTAAAAACAGCTCCACTGTCATTGTGGAAGGTGGAGCAGAGtaaattaaagcttttaaaacaaataaaataatcttataCTGGATCTGAAATAGTATTGGGAGAAATAAATGAGCAAAATATGAATGTTGTCTGTAAATCCAGAAATATACCGATTTTCTAGCCATTGAGGCAAAAGGCCACTAGGGGACAGCATGTCCCAAAAAGAACATACAACACAACGATGATGTAATCTGCTTACACAACACAATGCACaccaggaaacaaaaacacttttaaattcactagatcctgattttttatttctgcattaaactactcacactcataaatatcagtcctttaaataagcctgattttattcatcaattgTTCTCGAGAAATAgatgaaaatgttggaaaatgttttatcacacaatgttaaataaagtgaaaataaattcccTGATCTGCCCCCTGATGTAAAAGGTTCCTCCCTGAGCAGTaacacatccctccaccaggtggcgatctaGTCGTTTTTGAGTATTCTTAATTAACGaacaccagtgaaaacaaaacctcgcTGGCGAAGGGAGTTTGTATTTCTGGAGGTGAGGTGCAGAATGTAAGAATCCATTTGACTGACCCTCCTCCATCTTACATCACATGGTTTACTTTATGTGATCATAATAACTGGATATGGGAATTTGAGCAGGAAAacttaaatgtttcattatttcactATGAAAGTGAAAAGGTGGGTCAGGAAGAAgtgaaacactggaaacaggaaTTCAACACTAATATTAACAAATCTGTCCACATGATTACATTTAGAACCAATTAtctttaatttgaggtattggttgTAAAAAGGaacattaaaaacctttttgaaCACAGATACGTCCTCTGTAGACAACAACCTATTAATAAATAATCTAGTTCCCTTCCCTTAGTATTTGTGCGTCAGTGTCGGACGAAACTTTGAAAAGTGTGTCATCCTTCAGCCGACAGGTGTGTGGGTCCCTGAGTCACCTGTGTTGTGAATTCTGGTGAAAACCTGACAAACAggttctctcacttctctctgtttggtttgaattacCACAGGGGAATTAAAAGGTACATCGTAAACAAGAAGcctgagagaaacacaactAACAACAGATGTtcatttattgtgaaaaataGAACCCCCGAATATCAAAAGTTGCACAGTGCTGAAACA
Proteins encoded:
- the cldnj gene encoding claudin j, with protein sequence MALEELGISLSMIGVAGTILICALPMWKVTAFIGTHLVVMQVFWEGLWMTCVSEYTGQLQCKLYDALLDLAPDLQAARGLICISLVLGCLGFLVFLLGARCTNCLSHPGIKARVVLGSGAIFCLSSLTTMVAVSWTANTVIRDFHNPRVPEVLKRELGAAIYIGFVTSGLLFCGGAILCTSCPPQRPRFPSSGYTRARSPPQGSYAIKNYV